The genomic DNA AAACATCTCTTAGGAAAGTACCAGTGCAACCTGCATCATCCGCCCATCTCGATCTAACAGGTCCTTAAAGGCATTGGGATTTATTCCGCCTCACCGGACCGGCGAACCTACCATCCAAGCGGAATGAATTCCGCGGTCCCAGCGAGGTGGCTGCTCGTGGGTTACACTCTTTGGCACTCGACACTTTCGAGGGGCGAGCTAAGTAGCGGCTGCCCAACTCACAAGGAGGTAACCATGGCAAAGCACCAAGATCAGAACGGCTCCTTTTTTCGAGCCGACAAGTAAGAGGAAGAAGGGATTCCCTTCTGAAACCCGCGTGAAGCGCGGAGAGCGGATCGTTCGCGGGGAGAAAGAACTCCACGAACGGCTGGGCAGGAACGATCCCTGCCCGTGTGGGTCACCACGCCGGTTTCAAGAACTGTTGCATGCGGACGGGCCGTTACGATGGCTCGCCGCGCGACGACTACTTTTAGGGAGTGAGTCGTCGCCTGGTGCCGCATGAGAAAAGCGTGGCGGGCTTCCCTGCGGCTGCTTTCGAGCGCAGATGGCTCATGAGCGGAACGGCGAGCGTTTTGCCGGTGCGGGCTGTTCCCAGCCGGAACGACGAAGTCGTCCCGTTAGGATAGATGAATGGGCGCCGCGGGGTCTTCTCCGCGGCGCTCAGGATTTCTCACTCGGTGAAGAGCAGAAAGGTGCGTCCGCCGCCGGGGATCTTGACGGTGAGAACCGCTTCGTGGGCCGGGGTCAGGGAGACGGCTTGGGGTTCCGCTCCGTCGATCGAGATGCGGGCGCTTTTGCGCAGGCCGGTGTAGTGGAGCGGCAGGCGGATCTCGCGGGTGATTTCCTCGTCCAGCGGATTGTAGAGGCAGGCGAGGCCCTTCTCCCTGCCGGTGGGATTGGCGTGGAGGATGCCGTCCCAATCGCGGCCGTTCGGGCGGCGCAGGTGAATGATGTCGCCATTGTCGAGCACGTCGCGGTGTTGCTTGTAGAATGACACCCACTTGGTCACGAGCGCCTTGGTCTCCGGCGAGTCGAAGAGGCGCGGGCCACGGTAGCAGGCCTGCACGCCGTAGCCTAACAGGTTCGCGAAACGTGCCTCGTAGTGAGGCAGGTGCTCCTTCAGCGGCTCGATGGTCGCGGCGGCACCACCACCGTGATACTGCGACAGCGGGACGAACATCCAGCCCATGCTCTGGGTGCGGGTCCAGGTGCCGTCATACATGTTCTGCCGCTCGATGATCTCCTGCTCGGCGCGGGGCAGGCTCCAGTTCGTCTCGCGGTAGCCCATGCCGCATTTGTTGGCGCCGGTGAGGAAATACCAGTCCGGCACATTGAGGAACACTCCCTCGGCGCGCAGCGCGCGATACTGATCGGTGATGGCGCGCCACATGACCCACTGGGAGTCCTCCTTGCCACGGTGGAAGGGATGGTTCGTGGCGCAGCAGATGTCGCCGGGATAGGAGCCGTCATTCTCGAAGATGCCGAGGCCGGAGCGGCGGCTGAAGTTGACGATCGTGTCCAGGTAGTCGCGGCCCCACTGGGTGCCGAGACAGGGCATCACGCCATAGCGGGCCGGGCTGCCGGTGGTATTGTCCTTGGGATCGCCCGCGCCGCGTGAGGCGAGCAGCGAGTAGCCGCCGATCACCACGCCCTTGCTGCGGCCGTAGTCGGCGAGTTCCTTGTAGCGGTCCTGATACGCGGGGTCGCGGCTCTCGAAATTGAAGCCCGAGCCGAAGGACATGATGACCATTTCAAAGCCGACCTCGGCGGCTTGGTCGATTGCTTCGCGGATGGTCTTCGGGTCCGATTGGACCTTGTGGAACATCAGCGGATTCTCCTGCGTCCACGGTGCGATGACGCGATACATCTTGCGGCGGGCCAGCGAGCGGCGCTCGCGCTCGGTGGAATCCAATAGCAGCTCGAAGACCCGGAAGGTCTCGAAGGGCTTCGACTTCGAGACCTCCTGATCCGGGCCGAGCGGCGGCTGGCAGCGGAGCAGGCAAGGGGTCTGGCGTTCGTAGTGGACCTGCGTCGGGTAGTCCGGATCGGACACGATCTTCATGCAGGGATTCGCATACTCCGGGACCATGTCGCCGAAGGCCATGTCGGTCTCCACCCACAGATTGTATTTCTCGCTGACGGGTGCGTTGTTCACCGAGGACTCGACCTCGGCGAGCTTGAGCTCATCCGCCACGAAGGAGTTCAGGCGCACCGGCTTCTCACCGGCGTGGGTGACGGTGAGCCATTTCGAGAACAGCGGGATGCCATCGTAGAGTTCGTAGTGGACCGCCACCCGCGGCAGGTCGGCGCGTGGCTTGGCAGCTACCACCGGCTCTGCACCGCGCACGGCGATCTCTAACATGTGGCAGCGGGTCAGGTTGGCATTGATGTCCCCGCCGTCGTAGTCGCCGCCATTGCCTCCGCGGCCGACCTTGCCGATGCGCAGGGTGGCGGGGGTCTTGGCGAAGGGCAGCGTGGCGATCGTCTCGAAAGTTCCGGCGTCCTGCGCGGCCTCCATCACCACCGTGCCGTCGCGGAGGCTGGCGCGAAGGCTGACAGGCTTCGCGCGATCGAACTTCCCGCCCAAGCCCGCCAATGTCTCGAAGACTTGTTGGTTGGGGCGGATGATGAAGTGCACCGTCGTCCCGTCTGCGGCGCTCAAGGCGAGGCCCGGGCCCCAGGCGTTCGAGTGGGTGTCGTCGCCGGCGTCGAGCTTGAGTTCGACCGAGACCGCCTTTTCCGGCCACGGACGCTCGGCGAAGACCGAGGTGTCCGGCAGTGCCATGATTTCGCCGGACTTGCCTTCATTGGAGAACGAGGAG from Luteolibacter arcticus includes the following:
- a CDS encoding SEC-C metal-binding domain-containing protein → MKRGERIVRGEKELHERLGRNDPCPCGSPRRFQELLHADGPLRWLAARRLLLGSESSPGAA